gggaacagaaaactgtattgggATCTAATGTTTCATCGATGACAAAAATTTGCAGAATGTCAGCCAAAATCCATATCGCTCCATCTTCCCCCACTGCCCGCCACTGGGCTTCTTCTCATCACTTGTTTTTCAAAGCAGAGGATAGTTGAAGGATGTGGGGGAAGCTAAGTTGTTAGCAGCACACTGACCCCCATTACAGAGTCAGCATTTATTGCACTCTGGAAAAGGATGTAACCTATTTTCTAAAGGGTATATTTAAgaaataaggccagagggggtatggcatatggccaatataccacggctaagggctgttcttatgcacaaggCAATGCTGAGTGCCTAGATACAGTCCTTagtcatggtatattggccatatatcacaaacccccgaggtgccttattgctattctaAACTGGTTACCAGCGTAATTAGATGTTTATGCAGAATGCTATGGAAATACTTTGTGTGCATATAAAGCCAGGGTCTACAGATAACTTTCTAGAACGGCTATACAGAGAGTACCCCTTCCCTTGGTCCAGAGAAGCGGTGATTAAACCATCCCAATAACAAAACCCTGGACAACTCAGTATGTCATGCAGCAGTGCTTTATTCACATCATGAAGACAACTCTTCGGCACAGATTATACATCTTTCTTTTAAGTTCTTTATTTTGTGGGATTGCCCTCAGAAATTCTGCTGCGATTACTGATGTCTCATAGGGACATAATTTCCCACCTATCAGGTGTAAGGAGAACTCTCGAGACAACTCCACAGGTAACCAGTCCGAGGGAACCTCAATGTCACAAGTTTCTATAATGCCATTTTTGATGTCCATGTTTAGAGTTGCATTGCAGATAGATGTGTCATTTTTCAACTCAAAAGTCGTACAGATACTGAACTTAGGAGTCCTTCCAAATGTCCACTCCCATGCCAACAGTTCACGGGCCATTCTTTGGATACCAGGCAAGGACAGCTCATCACTTGGGTCCACAAGTGTTACAGGGCTGCTGAAACCAAACTCTGTGTTGTACTGGGATGCCACTGAATCCATGATAGTGTCACAGTCCAACGTCGGGTCCTCATCCAGCAGGTTTTTCACAGGGGATGGCACGCTTTGAGTTGCATTGCTCTTAATACCCTGGCAGGTGGGTTTCAGCACCGTGGACAGCAGTGCCCTGTCAGCCGAACACAGCAGAGTGCAGTGATGGTAAGCTGCTGTCCTTCCCAATTTAGCAGCGGTTCCTGAAATCTTGTGTTGGCCATTCAGCAAGATG
This genomic interval from Oncorhynchus clarkii lewisi isolate Uvic-CL-2024 chromosome 18, UVic_Ocla_1.0, whole genome shotgun sequence contains the following:
- the LOC139373074 gene encoding lipoyl amidotransferase LIPT1, mitochondrial-like, coding for MILRAFSNLCAQSQACFRSARAKSTLSAVIDETGKSGLILKSLSTDIFENLALEDWIHNHVDLQNRNMLFLWSNAPAVVIGRHQNPWQECNLQVMRQKGIPLARRRSGGGTVFHDLGNVNLTFFTSKKNYDRHRNLQVVTCALKGLRPDMDVRATERFDILLNGQHKISGTAAKLGRTAAYHHCTLLCSADRALLSTVLKPTCQGIKSNATQSVPSPVKNLLDEDPTLDCDTIMDSVASQYNTEFGFSSPVTLVDPSDELSLPGIQRMARELLAWEWTFGRTPKFSICTTFELKNDTSICNATLNMDIKNGIIETCDIEVPSDWLPVELSREFSLHLIGGKLCPYETSVIAAEFLRAIPQNKELKRKMYNLCRRVVFMM